Proteins encoded by one window of Nicotiana tabacum cultivar K326 chromosome 10, ASM71507v2, whole genome shotgun sequence:
- the LOC107790685 gene encoding basic leucine zipper 34 → MAHLPPRVPNMTPNWPDFSHHQKIDTTTTAIHNPSWVDEFLDFSSTKRGSHRRSISDSIAFLEAPMVEECRRLSTPGKTTGSEFERFDDEQLMSMFNDDIANPSSPSDNNSINEEKKMSTIISTDDQEMQQQQQQQQLKTEPEEVESSCKSDEQTASDQHATADNNSSEKIVDPKRIKRILANRQSAQRSRVRKLQYISELERSVTTLQAEVSVLSPRVAFLDHQRLVLNVDNSVLKQRIAALAQDKIFKDAHQEALKREIERLRQIYYQQNLKKMEDEIPTTQSKSQPAAADANASEQKEQLVN, encoded by the exons ATGGCACATTTACCTCCTAGAGTACCAAACATGACACCAAATTGGCCTGATTTTTCACATCATCAAAAAATAGACACCACAACTACAGCCATTCACAACCCTTCATGGGTAGACGAATTCCTCGATTTCTCGTCGACGAAACGAGGTTCACATCGGAGATCTATTAGTGATTCAATAGCTTTTCTTGAAGCTCCAATGGTTGAAGAATGCCGAAGGCTATCAACTCCAGGAAAAACAACTGGTTCagaatttgaaagatttgacgaTGAACAACTCATGTCAATGTTTAACGATGATATTGCCAACCCTTCGTCGCCTTCGGACAATAACAGCATTAATGAAGAAAAGAAGATGAGTACAATAATCTCCACTGATGACCAAGAAatgcaacagcaacaacagcagcagcagcttAAGACTGAACCTgaagaagttgaaagttcatgcaAATCAGATGAACAAACTGCTTCTGATCAGCATGCAACTGCTGATAATAATTCTAGTGAAAAAATTGTCGATCCTAAGAGAATTAAAAG GATCTTGGCAAACAGACAATCAGCACAAAGGTCACGGGTGAGGAAATTACAGTACATATCTGAACTAGAACGTAGTGTTACAACACTTCAG GCTGAAGTTTCTGTATTGTCACCAAGGGTTGCATTTCTGGACCACCAACGTCTGGTCCTAAATGTTGACAATAGTGTCCTCAAGCAAAGAATCGCAGCTCTTGCCCAAGATAAAATTTTTAAAGATG CTCATCAAGAAGCGTTGAAGCGAGAAATAGAAAGGCTGAGGCAAATATATTATCAACAAAACCTAAAGaagatggaagatgaaataccaacaacccaatcaaaatcacAACCAGCAGCTGCAGATGCAAATGCTTCTGAGCAGAAAGAACAGCTCGTCAACTGA
- the LOC107790684 gene encoding uncharacterized protein LOC107790684, which produces MSASSNSPNQVDQTLDDSSNPNEPHKDDNNNNPTSQSHSQPQILEPLNPTNQENPQNQETPEVILDEKDQENPDQKISGAADTFPNFSLNVVLPIADSIEVSVPDPPLMSPTTTTTTHKRIKRKKSKASTKKLQAIEKRLQTLKENLKPLPFCPSKILDFARHEKLLRRLGLWDFVHIEFDRDLRVDLIAQLIATYDSKLRYSYVNDFRILVNRADLARALKLPVKKDRGSVDGLDLDADALSEESIGFLEDFVSIWVLLHEDTFIMPNEVLNWIKTIKDGHPERVDWAGLFWFMVEKELMKGDQLVDCYYAAHLQYLIKSQREEVLFGEEPEKMEFEVAVKEEDDCVNEDNAKVGSSSEAQQEDRALDEGLNFELTLGQDLGQKKEGKDVEMMDVEEQKEEEEGEEEKHRLFYERTDANEPLLQKCKMQEAVSLDNDDEKKEDDELADDEEEEEEGAERDEGEDGFDVMPSDDTLIGDGLTGNLLQTMETTQIAFTSQGQLHDQSSVELLASRAEMHTSGSFFGSGSKRGIEIEPDHSLNGSNKRLRNEGAWDQKPLDFGSCMEQMQQLMMRARMMYESKEQNEEQFNMNQQLLINELHKRDSVIEHLHKSKYEEVQRKDEEICRLERELFIMGNILDGYRKALKDMQKQFSEYRQKFQLPEEPYYKDAGPGGLMLSAAEIEKLRLKQEEENRSICLLLEQKAKEAEEEYASQFEVCIDKVQMLDKRLMNLEDTMKDLKNLRAKSKVPKSEDEISETPDCPPNE; this is translated from the coding sequence ATGTCAGCCTCCTCTAATTCCCCAAATCAAGTAGACCAAACCCTAGATGATTCCTCCAACCCAAATGAACCACACAaagacgacaacaacaacaacccaactTCACAATCTCACTCTCAACCCCAAATCTTGGAACCCCTTAACCCTACAAACCAAGAAAATCCACAAAATCAAGAAACCCCAGAAGTGATTCTTGACGAAAAAGACCAAGAAAACCCTGATCAAAAAATTTCAGGTGCGGCTGATACATTCCCTAATTTCTCTTTAAATGTGGTTTTACCGATTGCTGACTCAATAGAAGTAAGTGTCCCTGACCCTCCACTAATGTCacccactactactactactacccaCAAGCGCATCAAGCGTAAGAAGAGTAAAGCCAGCACTAAGAAGTTACAAGCCATTGAAAAAAGACTTCAAACACTTAAGGAGAACTTAAAGCCTCTTCCTTTTTGCCCTTCCAAGATTCTTGATTTTGCTAGGCATGAGAAGTTACTGAGGCGTTTAGGGTTATGGGATTTTGTACATATAGAATTCGATCGTGATTTAAGGGTTGATTTGATTGCACAGTTAATTGCTACTTATGATTCCAAATTGAGGTATAGTTATGTTAATGATTTTAGAATCTTGGTTAATCGGGCTGATTTAGCCCGGGCACTTAAGCTGCCTGTGAAGAAGGACAGAGGTAGTGTTGATGGTCTGGACTTGGATGCTGATGCATTGTCTGAGGAATCGATAGGTTTTCTTGAGGATTTTGTGTCGATTTGGGTGCTTTTGCATGAAGACACATTTATAATGCCTAATGAGGTCTTGAATTGGATTAAGACTATAAAAGATGGGCACCCTGAGAGAGTGGATTGGGCTGGATTGTTCTGGTTCATGGTTGAGAAGGAATTGATGAAAGGGGACCAATTAGTGGACTGTTATTATGCTGCACATTTGCAGTACTTGATAAAGTCACAGCGTGAGGAGGTATTGTTTGGTGAAGAGCCGGAAAAAATGGAGTTTGAAGTCGCTGTGAAGGAGGAGGATGACTGTGTTAACGAGGACAATGCAAAAGTTGGTAGCTCAAGTGAAGCTCAACAAGAGGATAGAGCTTTAGATGAGGGACTgaattttgagttgactttggggCAGGACCTTGGCCAGAAGAAAGAGGGAAAGGATGTGGAGATGATGGATGTTGAGGAACAAAAGGaagaggaggagggggaggaagagAAACATCGGCTTTTTTATGAGAGAACAGATGCAAATGAGCCCTTGTTACAGAAATGTAAGATGCAGGAAGCGGTGTCTTTGGATAATGATGATGAGAAGAAAGAAGACGATGAGTTGGCagatgatgaggaggaggaggaggaaggagCGGAGAGGGATGAGGGTGAAGATGGATTTGATGTTATGCCTAGTGATGATACTCTTATTGGGGATGGATTGACAGGAAATCTACTTCAAACGATGGAAACTACACAGATCGCATTTACGTCACAGGGGCAACTTCACGATCAGTCTTCAGTTGAGCTTCTTGCATCTAGAGCTGAGATGCATACAAGTGGTTCATTTTTTGGTAGTGGAAGTAAGAGAGGGATTGAGATTGAGCCTGACCATTCTCTCAATGGCAGCAACAAGAGGTTGAGGAATGAGGGTGCATGGGACCAGAAGCCATTAGATTTTGGTTCATGCATGGAGCAAATGCAGCAGCTAATGATGAGGGCCAGGATGATGTATGAGTCTAAAGAACAGAATGAGGAGCAATTCAACATGAACCAGCAACTTCTGATCAACGAATTGCATAAAAGGGACAGTGTAATTGAACACTTGCATAAGTCTAAATATGAAGAAGTACAAAGGAAAGACGAAGAGATTTGTCGTCTTGAACGGGAGCTTTTTATAATGGGAAATATTTTGGATGGTTACAGGAAGGCATTGAAGGATATGCAGAAGCAGTTCTCCGAGTATAGGCAAAAGTTCCAGCTGCCTGAAGAACCATATTACAAAGATGCTGGTCCTGGAGGTCTAATGTTGAGCGCTGCTGAAATCGAAAAGCTACGCCTCAAGCAAGAGGAAGAAAATCGATCCATTTGTTTGCTTTTGGAACAAAAAGCAAAAGAAGCGGAGGAAGAATATGCTAGTCAGTTTGAGGTTTGTATTGATAAGGTTCAGATGCTGGATAAGAGGTTGATGAACCTTGAAGATACAATGAAGGACCTGAAAAACTTGAGGGCAAAAAGCAAAGTTCCGAAAAGCGAGGATGAAATATCAGAAACTCCCGACTGCCCTCCAAATGAATGA